In a single window of the Montipora foliosa isolate CH-2021 unplaced genomic scaffold, ASM3666993v2 scaffold_449, whole genome shotgun sequence genome:
- the LOC137989257 gene encoding uncharacterized protein, giving the protein MPDDIGYNEAKRLLAERYGQPYNIATAYVDRVINGAPIRVEDGPSLQKFSILLTSCRNTLKEIGYLNRLENPDSLRKNVERLPYPLRLKWRDLVDTISQKEKRDPNLKDISEFVEARSRAANHPIFGKVQSEQRPSFNSRASTRNRRDGKSFTTQGLEQPFPQRPNNKEERKEFKCLSCKRNHWLSQCDEFKKLSLGDRYQFVRANKLCVNCLVPGHFVQDCPKRSFCRIQGCTKKHSTYLHVKETPPSQNEKEGQTEPPTTPNAAQASNSYLNVNTSQVTSGFVIGLSIVPVKVKVKGSSKKVLTYAFLDSGSNTSFCTEDLLRKLGTKGKKTSLSLTTMQTSSQSIECSLVNLEVSDLIEQNQIELPMVYSTPSLPVSNDTIGTQEDVNRWPHLEAIKMQSIESEVGLLIGSDAPQVLKPKEFRESKDGGPFATRTIFGWVLNGPLGRKESKAPTANFLDTSAKLSKQFEDFCNLEFNDSSYDPQACMSQNDRKVLHIMEGSAKLSNGHYEIALPWKNDPPLLMNNKSQARQRLHPLKKRLHRDLALHKKYRDFMDDLINKGYARKVSKENLDYSNVWHLPHHAVFHPQKPDKVRVVFDCSAKFQGTSLNDQLLQGPDLTNTFVGVLTRFRQEQIAFMSDIEAMFYQVQVPPRDCDYLRFLWWPDGDLNKDPEEYQMLVHLFGGASSPSCANFALKKTAEDNKAAFDAITVETVKRNFYVDDCLKSVATNPGAIRLVGELREMLSKGGFRLTKLISN; this is encoded by the coding sequence ATGCCTGATGACATTGGCTATAATGAAGCTAAGAGGCTATTGGCAGAGCGATATGGGCAACCATACAATATTGCCACTGCGTACGTGGACCGCGTAATTAATGGTGCACCAATCCGGGTTGAAGATGGTCCTTCGCTACAGAAATTCTCTATACTATTGACCAGCTGTAGAAATACCCTCAAGGAAATTGGCTACCTGAACCGTCTTGAAAACCCTGACAGTCTGAGGAAAAACGTAGAGCGGTTGCCTTATCCACTGAGGCTGAAATGGCGTGATCTTGTGGATACAATCTCCCAGAAGGAAAAGAGGGATCCCAACCTGAAAGACATATCGGAGTTTGTGGAAGCAAGATCAAGAGCAGCCAACCACCCAATTTTTGGTAAGGTCCAAAGCGAACAGAGACCGTCCTTTAACTCCAGGGCAAGCACGAGAAACAGACGAGACGGTAAATCTTTCACCACACAGGGACTAGAGCAACCCTTCCCACAGCGACCAAACaataaagaagaaagaaaggaatTTAAGTGCCTCTCTTGTAAAAGAAACCACTGGCTGTCACAATGTGATGAGTTCAAGAAGTTAAGTTTAGGCGACCGCTACCAGTTCGTTCGTGCGAATAAGCTATGCGTTAATTGTCTAGTTCCTGGTCATTTTGTTCAAGACTGTCCAAAACGGAGCTTTTGTCGTATTCAAGGGTGTACAAAGAAGCATTCAACTTATCTACACGTGAAAGAAACGCCACCAAGTCAGAACGAGAAAGAAGGTCAAACCGAACCACCAACAACTCCAAATGCAGCACAAGCGAGTAACAGCTACTTAAACGTGAACACATCTCAAGTGACCAGCGGTTTTGTGATAGGATTATCGATAGTTCCAGTGAAGGTTAAAGTAAAGGGTAGCAGTAAGAAAGTGCTAACGTATGCATTCCTGGATTCAGGCTCAAACACGTCGTTCTGTACAGAAGATCTTCTCAGAAAGCTCGGCACCAAAGGGAAGAAAACGTCCCTCTCCCTCACAACCATGCAAACTTCTAGCCAGTCAATCGAGTGTTCTCTTGTGAATCTGGAAGTATCGGATCTCATCGAGCAAAACCAAATAGAGCTACCAATGGTGTATTCTACGCCCAGCCTCCCGGTCTCAAATGACACCATCGGAACGCAAGAAGATGTAAACCGCTGGCCACACTTGGAGGCAATTAAAATGCAAAGTATAGAATCGGAAGTCGGTCTTCTCATTGGAAGTGATGCTCCTCAAGTGCTTAAACCGAAAGAGTTTAGAGAAAGCAAAGACGGCGGTCCTTTTGCAACACGAACAATTTTCGGATGGGTATTAAATGGTCCCCTAGGCAGAAAAGAAAGCAAGGCTCCTACTGCAAACTTCCTCGATACAAGCGCCAAGCTAAGCAAACAATTTGAAGATTTCTGCAACTTAGAATTCAACGACTCCAGCTACGATCCTCAAGCTTGCATGTCACAAAACGACCGAAAAGTGTTACACATCATGGAAGGCTCAGCAAAACTTTCAAATGGCCACTATGAAATTGCCTTACCTTGGAAGAATGATCCACCACTTCTAATGAACAACAAATCACAAGCACGACAGAGACTACACCCACTGAAGAAACGTCTTCATAGAGATTTAGCTTTACACAAGAAGTACAGAGACTTCATGGATGATCTGATTAACAAGGGCTACGCAAGAAAGGTTAGCAAGGAAAATCTGGACTACTCAAACGTATGGCATTTGCCACATCACGCTGTGTTTCATCCCCAGAAACCTGACAAGGTCCGCGTCGTATTCGACTGTTCAGCCAAATTCCAGGGTACTTCTTTAAATGACCAGCTGCTACAGGGGCCGGATTTGACAAATACGTTTGTCGGTGTATTAACACGGTTCCGGCAAGAGCAAATCGCTTTCATGTCTGACATTGAGGCTATGTTTTATCAGGTTCAAGTGCCCCCTCGAGACTGCGACTATCTGCGATTTTTGTGGTGGCCAGACGGCGATCTGAACAAAGACCCTGAAGAGTACCAAATGTTAGTTCATCTGTTCGGTGGTGCCTCGTCCCCGAGCTGCGCAAATTTCGCCTTGAAGAAAACTGCAGAAGATAATAAGGCAGCCTTTGATGCAATCACAGTAGAGACTGTTAAACGAAACTTCTACGTCGATGATTGTCTAAAATCCGTCGCCACAAATCCTGGAGCTATTCGTCTGGTGGGAGAACTCCGTGAAATGCTATCCAAGGGAGGATTTCGTCTCACTAAATTGATATCGAATTAA
- the LOC137989258 gene encoding uncharacterized protein codes for MAKSRLAPLKAMTIPRMELSAAVLATRLDRMIKQEVDMAVHSSTFWTDSASTCVLRYIENKDKRFQIFVANRVSAILDQSTAAQWRYVESTLNPADEASRGMTVDELLMNERWKHGPPFLKKAEQSWPQRPENLGEIPDNDPEVKKGVETFANKASVSCDYIGNAMKNISSWSRLKKIIAWVLRYKNILRNRSQNSNTNKTIQLQSDDSIISLSKQTFKDELASLSGVGNDTRETANQNNLKKNSSIYKLDPVLENGPLRVGGRLEHAPIENDAKHPIILPKRHHVTKLIIEYFHRASAHSGIEYTLSLIRERYWILGARSNVRNIINTCFSCRRRQAPVMQQKMANLPQDRVTPSKPPFTYVGVDLFGPFPVRRGRTTAKRYGALFTCLTIRAVHIEIVHSMDTESFINALRRFIARRGRPEEIRSDNGGNFVKGEKELRKALQEWNQNQIHEFLLQQEIKWTFNPPAASHHGGVWERCI; via the coding sequence ATGGCAAAGTCCAGATTGGCCCCTCTCAAGGCAATGACGATCCCACGAATGGAGTTGTCAGCGGCAGTCTTAGCAACAAGGCTGGACCGCATGATCAAACAAGAGGTTGACATGGCTGTTCACAGCTCTACGTTTTGGACTGACAGCGCTAGCACATGCGTTCTTCGCTATATAGAGAACAAAGATAAGAGATTTCAGATCTTTGTTGCCAACCGCGTGTCGGCCATTTTAGACCAGTCTACAGCTGCGCAGTGGAGATACGTTGAAAGTACGCTCAACCCGGCTGACGAAGCATCCAGAGGAATGACAGTAGATGAGCTGTTAATGAATGAACGCTGGAAGCACGGACCACCGTTCCTGAAGAAAGCGGAGCAGTCATGGCCACAAAGACCGGAGAACCTGGGCGAGATCCCTGATAACGACCCAGAAGTGAAGAAGGGAGTCGAAACATTTGCAAACAAAGCAAGCGTCTCCTGCGATTACATTGGCAATGCAATGAAAAATATTTCGTCATGGTCCCGGCTTAAGAAGATTATAGCATGGGTGTTGCGCTACAAGAATATTTTGCGAAACCGAAGTCAGAACAGCAACACAAACAAAACCATCCAGCTCCAATCCGATGATAGTATCATTTCTCTATCTAAGCAAACCTTCAAGGATGAGTTGGCTAGTCTAAGTGGCGTCGGCAACGACACTCGAGAAACAGCAAACCAGAACAACCTTAAGAAGAACAGCAGCATTTACAAACTAGACCCAGTCTTGGAAAATGGACCTCTCCGTGTAGGAGGACGATTGGAACACGCACCAATAGAAAATGACGCCAAACATCCCATTATTCTTCCAAAGAGACACCATGTTACTAAGCTGATTATTGAATACTTCCATCGCGCTTCAGCCCACTCTGGAATCGAGTACACTCTATCACTTATCAGGGAAAGGTATTGGATCTTGGGAGCACGATCTAATGTCCGCAACATTATCAACACGTGTTTCAGCTGTCGGCGCCGCCAAGCTCCCGTAATGCAACAGAAAATGGCCAATTTGCCGCAAGATCGTGTCACGCCTTCAAAGCCACCATTTACGTATGTAGGCGTAGATTTGTTTGGTCCCTTCCCAGTGCGCCGCGGACGAACAACCGCTAAGAGGTACGGCGCTTTGTTTACGTGCCTCACGATAAGAGCTGTCCACATCGAGATTGTTCACTCTATGGATACAGAATCGTTCATCAACGCCCTTCGACGCTTCATCGCGAGAAGAGGAAGGCCAGAGGAAATAAGATCCGACAACGGAGGAAACTTCGTTAAAGGCGAGAAAGAGCTACGGAAGGCGCTCCAAGAATGGAACCAGAACCAGATCCATGAATTTCTCTTGCAGCAAGAAATTAAATGGACATTCAATCCACCGGCTGCTTCACACCACGGCGGAGTGTGGGAGAGATGCATTTGA